The Gemmatimonadaceae bacterium nucleotide sequence CCCTCGGACCGTTGTCATCATGATGAAGCATCGCTTGCGGGCGCATCCACGCGGTACGGCCATGGCCGTGGCCATCGGGCTGGCGTCGTGCATGTCCGCCACGGTGCGGGCGCAGGGGCCGACCACGATGGCCGACAGTATGGCCCTGGCAATCACGATCTACGGCGTCGCGTTCACCAACGGGACTCAAACGGCTCATGCCGCAACCCAGCCGGAACTGGTCTGCGTTCAGGGGCCAGATCCTGGCGTCGATCCGCCGCGTGTGGTTATCGATGCGCTACAGCAGGGTCGCGCAATGCTCCTTCGGCCAATGTCCGCTTGCAAGGTTATGCTGCTGGGCGCCGCGCCGCGCGGGACGTCGCTGGTCGTCGACACCCTGACAGGCAAGCGAGGTATCTCCGTGTCCGTCGGCGAACCGTCGTTTGCAACGGATGGGAGCTTCACGGTTGCGACCGGGTACTACCAGCACGGGCTGTCGGCCGCCAGTTGGGTCTGCAAGGGGCGGCGGCGCAGTGATCAGAGCTGGGAGATCACCTCGTGCACGATGCAATGGATCTCGTGATGGAGGGCCCTCCCGCCACCGTCTACCTTTTCACACGATCCAACACCTTCTTCATCCGGTCAAAGTCCGCCCTTCGCTCAACGTCACTTTGGGAGAGCCCCTTTTCGGCTTCTTGTACATAATCCCGGAACGATGGCCCGCCAGCGAGTTTGAAGTTGGGATCGGCACCGTGTTCAAGCAGCGCCGCACACACGCCCCAACGATTCAATCGTGCTGCCCTCCATAGCGGTGTCATCGGACCAACGGCCTTATCAAACACGGCCGTCGCATTGGGGTCTGCACCGAACTCCAGCAACGCTCGCACCGCTGCTTCGGGTGTTCCGGTGGCGGCGACGGCCTCAAAAAGAATCGAGTATTCCAGGTGCACCTGGTACGCATTGGCATCGGCGCCTTGCTCCAGGAGCAAGCGCAGCAGCTCCACACGACCGCCCTGTGCGGCGCTGAAGTGCGGCGGGACGTCCAGGGCCTTTGTGCTATCGAATTTTGCTCCAGCGGCCAGCAGCAGTCGGACGCCTTCAAGCTTCTCCTCATCCCGATAGCCGGCATAGGACGCCTCTGAAATCGCGTTGGCCAGCAACGCGCCCCGCTCATTGAGCCGTTCGACAGGCGATTGCAGCAGGACTTTGAGCTTGTCCAAGTCGCCTCCACGAATGGCCCGGGCAATTTGGTCCCGCTGCTGATCTTCGAAAATGGGCTGGGCATCTTCCATCTTGTACCGCGCCTCATTCCGCGCAATACGCTGCTTCTCTTGCCACACTGGCCAGATCTGAAAGAACAGAATTGGCAGGGCGACCAACCCCAACGCCACGTACTTCGTCCAATTGAAGGGCAAGACGTTCAGCCCGACCAACACGACCACCGCAATGAACGCCAACACAAAGAAGGCTTGCCCAAACCCCCGGGTTGCCGCATCGCCACCTTTCGCAGGGGACAGGGCCTCGGCGCCCGCAACCAGGCAGATGATTCCGACGGCCACCCAATTGAGGACGGCGACGATTTTGGCAGGACTCATGGGCGTTCGGGGAAAACGGTTGGCGGTTCAGCGCGAAAGCGAGAATTCGAACGGGGCTTGCATCAGTTGTTTCACCCGTTTGCCACCAATCATGGCCGGCTCAAAGCGCATGTCGGCGAGCGCCGCGCGCACGGCGTCGGTGAAGCCCTGATGATCCGATTTGACGGCCTTGAACGTGGACATGTCCGGCACGCCGTCAGCATCAACGACAAACTGCGCGAGCACACGACCTTCGATCTTGCTGTTGCGCAGCTCCTCCGGATATCGCGGTCCTTTCACGCCCGGTCGCGCTTGCGCGGGCTTCTCGACCTGAAAATCGAAGTATGGCAGCGACGAATTCGTGGGAATTGGCTTGACCGTTGACTCGTTGGCAGGCGTCGGTCCGGCAAGTGAAAATGCGAACGGCATGGACACCAGTTGGCGGACATCGCGCCCATTCACGCGTGCGGCGGTGTAGCGCATCTCGGCCAGCGACGCTTTTACGGCGGCGCCGAACGCTGCGCGTGCCTCCGTCTGGTCCGCCCCTTCGCTGGTGGTCACACGCACAATCTTCAGTGTCGCCGTATCCACCGTGCCATCGGCGTTCACGACAAACTGCGCAAACACGTTCGCCGTGACGCCGGCCGCGCGCATGGACTCGGGGTAGCGCGGGCCGCGACTCCCCGGCAGCAACACGGCCTCCTGTCGCTGGTCGGCTTCCGGCGTCACCGTCGCGGTGGCGGCCGACGACGTCGGCGTTGTGGCAACGCGGGCCGTGGTCGGTGGTTCAACCGGCGACGGCGCCGTCAGGTTCGAAGACACGCGCGGCGAACACGCCGCGGCAATGGCAAGCGTACCAGTGGCGGCGGCCGCGAGGGCGTGCCATACACGGAAACGAATCACAGTGGTCTGCATGGCTTGAATTCTCCGCTGAAGTTGGGCGGCGGTCGGTGAAAGTGTGGGTACGTAACGCGCGGTGCCGTGGCGGTGCGCAATGAGCAGGAGCAGTCGGGCGTAGGGCGCGGGATCGGCACCCCTGAGCGTGCGGGTATCGCAGTCAATTTCCATGGCGAGACGAAAGCGCGAGGCCAACCACCAGAGGGCGGTATTCCACGGCATCAGAGCCGTTGACAACACACCCAGCCACACCACGCGCGAATCGCCGGCGCGACAATGCTCCTGTTCGTGCGTGAGCACCAGCGCCCTCAGCGATGGGTCAAGCTCAAGCAGCCACGTCGGGACAATCACCCGTGGCGTGATAACACCGATGGCCGCAGGTCCAAGGGCATCGTGCACCAACACCGGCGCCCCGTCAATGTCGGCGCGGCGCGCCTCACGTTGCACGCGGCGCAGCATGAATGCCGCGCGCACGAGCTGCCACAGCAACGTGGCCGACGCGACCACCCACAAGGTGAGCAGCACCGGGTCCAGACGTCCCATCGCCGCGGTCCAGTCAAACGATGGCGCGTGAGCGATCGGCACGACAGTGTTGCCCAGTCCCTGGACCACCTCGCCCACCGCACCGGTAGGTGGCGCAGACTGCACGAAGAACGGCGCGAGCATCGGCCACCCCACACACGCGAGGATGGCCAGCATCCACGGCGTTCGGCGCGCCCCGCGTGCGAGGCGCAGCAGATGTTCGGCGGCAAGCGCGGCCAGCGACACGAGCCCGGAGAACACCAGGGCACCCAGCATCCAGCGCGCGATCACTTGGCACGCTCCCGGATTACACGCGCCAGCTGTTGGAGCTCCTCGGCCGAGACCCCGTGCTGGTCAACCAGTTGCGCGAGGAGTGCCTGCGGAGATCCATCGAAGAACTCCGACACCAGGCGCGTGAGCGCTGTGCGTTGCGCGGTGTGCTGCTGGACACGGGGGAAGTAGCGATGCCCGCGCCCTTCCTCCTCGCGCCGCACGAACCGCTTGGCTTCGAGGTTGCGCATGATGGTCAGCACCGTGGTGTACGCAAGTCCGGCGTCGAGTCGCTCGCGCACCTCCGCGACCGTCCCCGAACCGATTTCCCACAGTACGGCCATCACTTCAAGTTCGCGCTCACCCAACGTCGCATTGACCATGACTCCCCCGCGCTCAGTGGTCTTCCTACTAGCCTGATAGTAGATACCACCGACGGACCGGGTTTGTCAACTATGCCGATAGTAGGTCATGCGGGCCATGCCGCCGACGGGGCGCGGGAGACGGCGTTGGACGGCGGTCCCGATGCGTCGTGCATTCGAGGCAAGGTCACGGCAGCACCGTGAGCGTGATAATCACAACTAACGGCTTCCGACTCTCAAAGTCCGTGCCGCGCACGGTCAGGCGATGTTCGCCTGGCGTGGCGAGGAGCAGTGTCACCCGGTGCGGGATACGTGACAACGCTTGCGTGCATCCCACATTGGTGACGGCCAGCGCCCGATTGTACGGCGTCACGGTGATTCCGCGTCGACCGACTGACACGTCGGTGCGCTCACGACCCCAGCAGCCGTCCGCGCCGAACGTGTTCACCGTGAGCTCGAACGGCTGCCCTGCGCGCAGTTGCGTCGGTGACAACTCGATGAGCGACAGACTGGAGAACATCGGTGCCAAGAGTGCCGCACCATCGGCTGGGTTGTCCGGTCCGGTGGCGTCGTGGCACGCAACCGACGCGAGCAGCAACGTCGCGGAGATCGCCCACCGGGCGCGACTAGTACGGTTTGAATGCACGCGCGGATACTCCTGATGTCGTGGACCCGATGCTCGTCGGTGCGCTGCAATTCATAACCACCGGGAGCAAGCACGCGTCACGCCGGTCGCTCACGAATCCACACAATTGAACTCGCCGTCGGCCCGGCAGGACGTGGTAGCGGTTTGCCGGCCGCGATGGCGGTGGCGGCCGCCGTCGCGACCTCGATGGCATTGGCCGCCGCGTTCGCGGCCGCCGTCGCCGAGTCTGGCCGTGGCGGTGGCGGCGGCGGTGCCGGATTCCGATTGAACCGGGCGTAGTGCGGAATGGCCGTCATGGGCGCTCCGTTCGCGAACGCACCGGTAATAACCGTCACCCCACCCAGCAGATCACCGCGCCACTCTGTGGTGAGTGGTGCGTCGGGCGCCAGCACCCCGTCAATGTCCTGATCCACCTTCTCGATGTTATACACGAGCGGTCCGTACCGGAGCGCCACGCGGCCGACGTCCGCCTCGATCCTGGCGTCGGCCCGCACGCGCTGCACCGTCATGGGCAGCGCCAACTCGATCGTGTCGCCCGCGCTCCACCTGCGCGTCACCACCGCATACCCGTTCACCACATTCATCCGCTCGGCGCGACCATTCACCTTGAGCGACGAGATCCCGTCTGCTTTCGGCGTGGCCGCATACAACGCGCTCGCATCGCGCGTCGGCATGCGGATGTTGATCGAAAACCGCGCGGGCACCGTGGGATTCACCGTGATCGCGACGTTGCCGCTCCAGGGGTAGTTCGTGTCCTGCACCATTTCGACATCGGTACCCGCCACCTTGTCCACAAGGACTCTGCTTCCCGCAAACAAGTTGACGTGGATCGCCTGCGTATCTTTCGAATACATCCACGTGGGCAGCATGAGCAGCGTGCGCGGAATGTTGCCGGTGCAGCACGGAACCCCATGCCAGGCCGAGCGTGGGCCCGTCTGTGCCAGCGGATTGGTATAGAAAAATGCGGTGCCCTCCAGGTCGAGTGCCCCCAGCAACGCGTTGTAGAGCGTCTGCTCGAAGAGGTCGGCATATTTCGCGTCATGGTACGCGAGATGCAGCTTCCACTGAAAGAAGATCTCGCCGCAACTGGAACAGGCTTCGCAGTAGGCATTATTGCGGAGCGAATAGTTGGGCCCGAATCCTTCTGATGTTTCTCCGCTCCCGACACCACCGGTGAGGTAGTACTTCTTGTGGGTGATGTTGTCCCAGAGCGACTTGACGGCGCTTTGGTAGTCGACGTCGTGCGTTTCGACGGCCACATCGGCCATCGCCGAATAGTTGTACACGGCGCGCACCGCATGGCCCACGGCTTCGTACTGCTGTGTCACCGGTACATGACTCTGGTCGTACTCCGATCCGTTGCCACGACAATCCAGCAGGAACTTGGCCAGGGCAACGTACCGATCACCTTTGCCACCGCCTTCCACTTCGTTCACAAAACGGCCGAAACGCACGAGCGCCTGCTCCATCTCCTGATGCCCGTCAAACCATTCCTGCTTGGGAGCGGGGCCGATGTGGTCGGCCCAGCAGTCACAGAGCCTCTTCGCGGCCGTGTACAGTCGGTCATCCTTACGGTCGGTCATCGAGTAGTGGTTGATTGCCGACTCGATGAAATAGCCCGCCACGTATCCCTCATGGTTGGCTCGCGCCGACGCACTCCAGCGCTGCGTCCAGGGTTGTGACGAGCCACCCGGAATTCCAGGCCCATCCGGTCGCGGCACATCGCGGAGCGTGAGGGCCGTGTGCAGATACCCATCGGGATGCTGCGCGGCGAGAATGATGGGAATCCATTCGTTGAGCGTGGTGCGCATGTGATTCTGCGCGGCGACGATCTCGGTGTCACCCTGCGGATCCACCATCAACGCCAGACTCATCGACTCCACGGTTTGGTGCACCCACGCGTTCGAAAACACATACCCGCGGTGCGCCGCATGCGGTTCGCCGCGCAGCGCCTTGGCCGCTTCGATGAAGTTGTCCAGGCCGCCGTCGCCGCGACCGGCGGGAATATCCGTGCGCGTGCACTGCTCGATGCAGTGCGGAATCCATTTCGTGATGAGGATTTTTGTGCGCGCGCTCCACAGCGGGCTCGTGATCGTGTGACGCGTGGTCACCACCGGCGACAGCTGCTTGACCGGTGGCGGTAGTTCCACCTTCACCGTGAGTGTCGACTCGGCCGTCGTGTCGCCATTGTTGGCGGTCACTCGCAACACGTAGTCGCCGGCCGCCGAGAAGGTCGCCGTGGTGCTGGCGGCGTTCGGGTCGGCAAAGGTGACCGTGCCCGGACCTGACACTTTGCTCCATGTGGTTCGTGGCGCCGGACCCGTGGGGGCGGACGCGGCGGCACCTCGTCGTCCACGCCCCGGCCTTGGCGGTGTACCGTACCCTGCCCATCCGTTCAAGTAGGTTTTTCCGTGTTTCATCACCACCCGATCGACACCGGCAACCGCGTTGACCGGCTCGGTGTTGACCAGTCTGGTAACTTCCGGCTCGGCGTGTGACGTCAACGCAAACGCCTGACCGATCGGCGTCGCGCTCACGGTCACCAGCACACTGGCCGTGAACCGTTGCAGGAGCTCGCGCCGGGTGAGATCCTTGCCAGAGTCGTGGTTGCTCATATCGTTGACTTACGGGCGTGGCGAC carries:
- a CDS encoding ankyrin repeat domain-containing protein, with protein sequence MSPAKIVAVLNWVAVGIICLVAGAEALSPAKGGDAATRGFGQAFFVLAFIAVVVLVGLNVLPFNWTKYVALGLVALPILFFQIWPVWQEKQRIARNEARYKMEDAQPIFEDQQRDQIARAIRGGDLDKLKVLLQSPVERLNERGALLANAISEASYAGYRDEEKLEGVRLLLAAGAKFDSTKALDVPPHFSAAQGGRVELLRLLLEQGADANAYQVHLEYSILFEAVAATGTPEAAVRALLEFGADPNATAVFDKAVGPMTPLWRAARLNRWGVCAALLEHGADPNFKLAGGPSFRDYVQEAEKGLSQSDVERRADFDRMKKVLDRVKR
- a CDS encoding TonB family protein — its product is MIARWMLGALVFSGLVSLAALAAEHLLRLARGARRTPWMLAILACVGWPMLAPFFVQSAPPTGAVGEVVQGLGNTVVPIAHAPSFDWTAAMGRLDPVLLTLWVVASATLLWQLVRAAFMLRRVQREARRADIDGAPVLVHDALGPAAIGVITPRVIVPTWLLELDPSLRALVLTHEQEHCRAGDSRVVWLGVLSTALMPWNTALWWLASRFRLAMEIDCDTRTLRGADPAPYARLLLLIAHRHGTARYVPTLSPTAAQLQRRIQAMQTTVIRFRVWHALAAAATGTLAIAAACSPRVSSNLTAPSPVEPPTTARVATTPTSSAATATVTPEADQRQEAVLLPGSRGPRYPESMRAAGVTANVFAQFVVNADGTVDTATLKIVRVTTSEGADQTEARAAFGAAVKASLAEMRYTAARVNGRDVRQLVSMPFAFSLAGPTPANESTVKPIPTNSSLPYFDFQVEKPAQARPGVKGPRYPEELRNSKIEGRVLAQFVVDADGVPDMSTFKAVKSDHQGFTDAVRAALADMRFEPAMIGGKRVKQLMQAPFEFSLSR
- a CDS encoding BlaI/MecI/CopY family transcriptional regulator, encoding MVNATLGERELEVMAVLWEIGSGTVAEVRERLDAGLAYTTVLTIMRNLEAKRFVRREEEGRGHRYFPRVQQHTAQRTALTRLVSEFFDGSPQALLAQLVDQHGVSAEELQQLARVIRERAK
- a CDS encoding glycoside hydrolase family 127 protein encodes the protein MSNHDSGKDLTRRELLQRFTASVLVTVSATPIGQAFALTSHAEPEVTRLVNTEPVNAVAGVDRVVMKHGKTYLNGWAGYGTPPRPGRGRRGAAASAPTGPAPRTTWSKVSGPGTVTFADPNAASTTATFSAAGDYVLRVTANNGDTTAESTLTVKVELPPPVKQLSPVVTTRHTITSPLWSARTKILITKWIPHCIEQCTRTDIPAGRGDGGLDNFIEAAKALRGEPHAAHRGYVFSNAWVHQTVESMSLALMVDPQGDTEIVAAQNHMRTTLNEWIPIILAAQHPDGYLHTALTLRDVPRPDGPGIPGGSSQPWTQRWSASARANHEGYVAGYFIESAINHYSMTDRKDDRLYTAAKRLCDCWADHIGPAPKQEWFDGHQEMEQALVRFGRFVNEVEGGGKGDRYVALAKFLLDCRGNGSEYDQSHVPVTQQYEAVGHAVRAVYNYSAMADVAVETHDVDYQSAVKSLWDNITHKKYYLTGGVGSGETSEGFGPNYSLRNNAYCEACSSCGEIFFQWKLHLAYHDAKYADLFEQTLYNALLGALDLEGTAFFYTNPLAQTGPRSAWHGVPCCTGNIPRTLLMLPTWMYSKDTQAIHVNLFAGSRVLVDKVAGTDVEMVQDTNYPWSGNVAITVNPTVPARFSINIRMPTRDASALYAATPKADGISSLKVNGRAERMNVVNGYAVVTRRWSAGDTIELALPMTVQRVRADARIEADVGRVALRYGPLVYNIEKVDQDIDGVLAPDAPLTTEWRGDLLGGVTVITGAFANGAPMTAIPHYARFNRNPAPPPPPPRPDSATAAANAAANAIEVATAAATAIAAGKPLPRPAGPTASSIVWIRERPA